A single window of bacterium DNA harbors:
- a CDS encoding zf-HC2 domain-containing protein: MKCTEARRMAALHAGGDLPPDDVTELMAHIDQCRNCAQKLAQIGRTLTLVHDAFGADVPPPLSGDFSAGIIGALERGQEKVEKQTAILRRYPRWMRTAVSVGAAAVLTAAVFLPAREALKEHRLSVKREEILREAERNLAEIDLTSRIIADYSIEGPFRLNEWTQSPDPGIFAVLHKPDPDTHPDRYIIDYLGEAGRLSYRGFTWTPVVRNCLLTHIDSEDNLYIAIYRMPDSTTLERQNISNILIRKFKPYFNDGA, encoded by the coding sequence ATGAAATGTACGGAGGCGCGCCGCATGGCGGCCCTGCACGCGGGCGGAGACCTTCCCCCGGATGATGTGACGGAGCTGATGGCTCATATCGATCAATGTCGGAACTGTGCCCAGAAACTGGCGCAAATTGGGAGAACGCTGACGCTGGTTCATGATGCTTTCGGGGCTGATGTTCCTCCTCCGTTATCCGGTGACTTTTCGGCCGGAATTATCGGGGCTTTGGAGCGCGGGCAGGAGAAAGTCGAAAAACAAACAGCAATCCTCAGGCGTTATCCGCGCTGGATGCGGACGGCGGTTTCGGTCGGCGCTGCGGCGGTGCTGACAGCGGCTGTTTTCCTTCCTGCAAGGGAAGCATTGAAAGAACATCGTCTTTCGGTGAAGCGAGAAGAAATCCTTCGTGAGGCGGAACGAAATCTTGCGGAGATTGATCTTACATCGAGGATTATCGCCGATTATTCGATCGAAGGCCCATTCAGACTCAACGAATGGACTCAATCACCTGATCCCGGAATTTTCGCTGTCCTTCACAAACCCGACCCTGACACACACCCGGACAGGTATATCATCGACTATCTCGGTGAGGCGGGCAGGCTCTCATACAGAGGCTTCACCTGGACGCCGGTTGTCAGGAATTGCCTGCTGACCCATATCGACAGCGAAGACAATTTATATATCGCCATCTATCGCATGCCGGATTCGACAACACTTGAACGCCAAAATATATCGAATATCCTTATCAGAAAATTTAAACCTTATTTTAACGACGGAGCATGA